A region from the Coturnix japonica isolate 7356 chromosome 28, Coturnix japonica 2.1, whole genome shotgun sequence genome encodes:
- the TPGS1 gene encoding tubulin polyglutamylase complex subunit 1 produces MAAYEKRRAAAATPSSSGMGDEAEFLLQADITAMVREALLKVLEARPEEPVSFLADYFERLVLGGSGTTGEAAAELAGPMQRLGRALCYVHLAHHSHRTAFNTNISTAYEVLGSGGRRKMLGVDGRLYSELLRRICQHGDAPQDVVAELLHRVQCRDHEAVPFDVFRYGVLSCFVLLEFVSKARMLYDVLDNGAGVADKSVCQAVLCTLEEALGAGGLSVPGRYLEASSRLGPDCLALAMDRALQERQLSSTMSREEFLKKATALFVAKVKPVE; encoded by the exons ATGGCGGCGTACGAGAAGCGAAGGGCGGCGGCGGCCACCCCGAGCTCGAGCGGGATGGGAGACGAAGCAGAATTCCTGTTACAAGCCGATATCACCGCCATGGTGCGGGAAGCGCTGCTGAAAGTGCTGGAGGCGAGGCCTGAGGAGCCCGTTTCTTTTTTAGCCGATTATTTCGAGCGGTTGGTGCTGGGAGGATCCGGTACAACGGGAGAAGCGGCTGCGGAGCTGGCGGGGCCGATGCAGCGCCTGGGCCGGGCGCTGTGCTACGTACACCTGGCTCACCACTCCCATAG GACGGCGTTCAACACCAACATCAGCACGGCCTACGAGGTGCTGGGATccggagggaggaggaagatgcTGGGTGTGGATGGCCGGCTTTACAGCGAGCTGCTACGGCGCATCTGTCAGCACGGGGATGCACCGCAGGACGTggttgcagagctgctgcatcGGGTGCAGTGCCGGGATCACGAGGCCGTGCCGTTTGATGTGTTCCGATACGGCGTGCTGAGCTGCTTCGTGCTGCTGGAGTTTGTGAGCAAGGCACGGATGCTGTATGACGTCCTGGATAACGGTGCTGGGGTGGCTGATAAGAGCGtgtgccaggctgtgctgtgtaCGTTGGAGGAGGCGTTAGGAGCTGGTGGGCTCTCTGTGCCTGGCCGTTATCTAGAGGCAAGCTCAAGGTTGGGGCCGGATTGCTTAGCGTTGGCTATGGACCGGGCACTGCAGGagaggcagctcagcagcactaTGAGCAGAGAGGAATTCCTGAAGAAAGCCACGGCTTTATTTGTTGCGAAAGTGAAACCCGTTGAGTAA
- the MADCAM1 gene encoding mucosal addressin cell adhesion molecule 1 produces the protein MMELALLLFISLLWGCNGRPTNKLVVVPKEPVVQYGDAVQLNCSLPCPGGTVQWKGLDTNLGSIDTFLTHSILKISSAKLATAGTKICLGTCGDSSYQETAQLQVYSLPEMLQLSVDQELIPGQPATLHCSALHVYPIIGMKLTWYREDKLLMDDFEETETDEGLFDVVTTVRVPGEDVAEGEVFRCELTLIIGSKTFTRVASIAVSNRAVTEQPMATSTESPHTTVTTTVTHSITVPAASTLPSPEPQEPSTALNAASQRPKTPTEWAAASKPTLPEHHQGPALSTASLHLDRTTATVSTAATQGLAMDDSSPGSHITTPTCSLQIWSLPPNGTRGRALRIGCQAHCAHNASVHWLHTPVALSQYREEAVGSGSTLWLDRAEPHHQGYYQCILLGRHAQAVSMELVVSDDTSSSIPPIATGTAFSLLGLIVTGVVSRRLWKRLKSSYNLS, from the exons ATGATGGAATTGGCTCTTCTCCTCTTCATCAGCTTGCTGTGGGGCTGTAATG GGAGGCCGACCAACAAGCTGGTGGTGGTGCCAAAGGAGCCGGTGGTGCAGTATGGAGATGCAGTGCAGCTGAACTGCTCACTGCCCTGCCCAGGCGGCACAGTGCAATGGAAGGGGCTGGACACCAACCTGGGCAGCATCGATACCTTCCTCACCCACAGCATCCTGAAGATTAGCAGTGCCAAATTGGCCACAGCGGGCACCAAGATCTGCTTGGGCACCTGCGGTGACAGCAGCTACCAGGAAACTGCCCAACTTCAGGTCTACT CTCTcccagagatgctgcagctcagtgtggACCAAGAACTGATACCAGGGCAGCCAGCcaccctgcactgctcagccttGCATGTATATCCCATCATTGGGATGAAGCTCACCTGGTACCGGGAGGACAAATTGCTAATGGATGACTTTGAAGAAACAGAGACTGATGAGGGACTGTTTGATGTTGTGACCACAGTGCGGGTGCCGGGGGAGGACGTGGCAGAAGGGGAAGTGTTCAGATGTGAGCTGACGTTGATTATTGGCTCAAAGACCTTCACCCGCGTGGCATCCATTGCTGTGAGCAATAGGG ctgttaCAGAGCAACCAATGGCCACATCCACAGAGAGCCCCCACACCACAGTGACCACAACAGTGacccacagcatcactgtgcctgcagccagcacatTGCCATCCCCAGAACCAcaggagcccagcacagccctgaatGCTGCTTCACAGAGACCCAAGACCCCCACAGAGTGGGCTGCTGCATCCAAACCCACCCTGCCTGAGCACCATCAGGGCCCTGCATTgagcacagcatcactgcatcTGGATAGGACCACAGccactgtgagcactgcagccacacagGGACTGGCTATGGATGACAGCAGCCCAGGCTCCCATATAACAACACCCACTTGCAGCCTCCAGATCTGGTCTCTGCCTCCCAATGGGACACGAGGCAGAGCTCTACGCATTGGGTGCCAAGCACATTGTGCCCACAATGCCTCCGTCCATTGGCTTCATACCCCTGTGGCTTTGTCCCAGTACAGGGAGGAGGCAGTGGGCAGTGGTTCTACATTATGGTTGGACCGGGCTGAGCCTCATCACCAAGGCTACTACCAGTGTATCCTGCTGGGCCGCCATGCACAAGCAGTCAGCATGGAGCTGGTGGTCTCTGATG ATACATCCAGCTCCATCCCCCCCATAGCCACAGGGACAGCGTTCTCACTCCTGGGGCTGATAGTGACCGGTGTCGTATCTCGTCGCCTATGGAAAAGATTGAAATCAAGCTACAATCTATCCTAA
- the CDC34 gene encoding ubiquitin-conjugating enzyme E2 R1: protein MARSVVPSSQKALLLELKGLQEEPVEGFRVNLVDEGDLYNWEVAIFGPPNTYYEGGYFKARLRFPIDYPYSPPAFRFLTKMWHPNIYETGDVCISILHPPVDDPQSGELPSERWNPTQNVRTILLSVISLLNEPNTFSPANVDASVMYRKWKESKGKDREYTDIIRKQVLGTKVDAERDGVKVPTTLAEYCVKTKTPAPDEGSDLFYDDYYEDDEMEEEADNCYGDEDDSGNEES from the exons ATGGCTCGGTCCGTCGTACCCAGCTCACAGAAGGCGTTGCTATTGGAACTCAAAGGGCTGCAGGAAGAACCAGTGGAAGGGTTTCGGGTCAATTTGGTGGACGAGGGGGATCTGTACAACTGGGAGGTGGCCATCTTTGGCCCCCCCAACACCTACTACGAGGGCGGGTACTTCAAG GCCCGTCTCCGATTTCCCATCGACTACCCCTATTCTCCACCTGCGTTCAGGTTCTTGACCAAAATGTGGCACCCCAACATCTATGAG ACTGGTGATGTCTGCATCTCCATCCTGCACCCACCAGTGGATGATCCACAGAGTGGGGAGCTGCCATCCGAGCGGTGGAACCCTACACAGAACGTGAG GACCATTCTTCTGAGCGTGATCTCATTGCTGAATGAACCCAACACGTTTTCTCCAGCCAACGTTGATGCCTCTGTGATGTACCGCAAATGGAaggagagcaaaggaaaggaTCGGGAGTACACAGACATCATCAG AAAACAAGTCCTGGGAACAAAAGTGGATGCTGAGCGGGATGGCGTGAAGGTCCCCACCACACTGGCAGAGTATTGTGTAAAGACCAAGACTCCGGCCCCAGATGAGGGCTCAGACCTCTTTTATGATGACTATTACGAGGATGATGAGATGGAAGAGGAAGCAGACAACTGCTATGGTGATGAGGATGACTCTGGCAATGAGGAATCTTGA
- the LOC107325550 gene encoding hippocampus abundant transcript 1 protein-like, with amino-acid sequence MTGEKKKKKRLNRSVLLAKKIVIRDGAGRQGIGEPSVYHAVVVIFLEFFAWGLLTTPMLTVLHQTFPQHTFLMNGLIHGVKGLLSFLSAPLIGALSDVWGRKSFLLLTVFFTCAPIPLMKISPWWYFAVISMSGVFAVTFSVIFAYVADITQEHERSTAYGLVSATFAASLVTSPAIGAYLSQAYGDTLVVVLASGVALLDIGFILLAVPESLPEEMRPVSWGAPISWEQADPFASLRKVGQDSTVLLICITVFLSYLPEAGQYSSFFLYLRQVIGFSSETVAAFIGVVGILSILAQTVVLGILMRSIGNKNTILLGLGFQILQLAWYGFGSQPWMMWAAGAVAAMSSITFPAISAMVSRNADPDQQGVVQGMITGIRGLCNGLGPALYGFVFYLFHVELNEMAEVETLGKASKPNMANPTDESSIIPGPPFLFGACSVLLSLLVALFIPEHNLTLRSGSHKKHSNGAQTHTHSPQAGASDGKEPLLEDSSV; translated from the exons ATGACCGgtgagaagaagaagaagaagcgGCTCAACCGCAGCGTCCTGCTGGCCAAGAAGATCGTGATAAGGGACGGGGCAGGC CGACAGGGGATTGGAGAGCCCAGCGTGTACCACGCAGTGGTGGTGATTTTCCTGGAGTTCTTTGCTTGGGGTTTACTGACCACTCCAATGCTGACG GTGTTACACCAGACTTTTCCTCAGCATACGTTCTTGATGAATGGTCTGATTCATGGAGTCAAG ggtctgctttcttttctaagtGCCCCACTGATTGGTGCTCTCTCTGATGTCTGGGGCAGGaaatccttcctcctcctcactgtcTTCTTCACATGTGCACCAATTCCCCTTATGAAGATCAGTCCGTG GTGGtattttgctgtcatttccaTGTCTGGAGTCTTTGCTGTTaccttttctgtgatttttgccTACGTTGCTGATATCACACAGGAGCATGAACGCAGCACAGCATATGGCCTG GTGTCAGCCACATTTGCTGCTAGTCTGGTCACAAGCCCAGCTATTGGTGCATACCTTTCCCAAGCCTATGGTGATACACTAGTAGTTGTGCTAGCTTCAGGTGTTGCTTTGCTGGATATTGGTTTCATCTTGCTGGCTGTGCCAGAATCTCTGCCAGAAGAGATGCGTCCTGTCTCCTGGGGAGCTCCAATCTCTTGGGAACAAGCAGACCCATTTGCT TCTTTGAGGAAAGTGGGTCAGGATTCTACAGTGCTGCTCATCTGTATCACCGTCTTTCTCTCCTACCTTCCTGAAGCTGGCCAGTACTCCAGTTTTTTCCTGTACCTGCGACAG GTCATTGGTTTTTCCTCAGAGACCGTGGCAGCGTTTATTGGTGTTGTTGGAATTCTCTCTATACTGGCTCAGACAGTAGTGTTGGGAATTCTCATGCGTtcaataggaaataaaaacaccatCCTGCTGGGACTAGGCTTCCAGATCCTGCAGCTTGCCTGGTATGGCTTCGGATCACAGCCTTG GATGATGTGGGCAGCAGGGGCTGTGGCTGCCATGTCAAGCATCACCTTCCCGGCCATCAGTGCCATGGTGTCTAGGAATGCAGATCCTGACCAGCAGG GTGTAGTGCAGGGGATGATCACTGGAATTCGGGGTCTGTGTAATGGCCTAGGGCCAGCTCTCTATGGCTTTGTCTTCTATCTCTTCCATGTGGAACTGAATGAAATGGCTGAGGTGGAAACTTTGGGTAAGGCCTCCAAACCCAACATGGCCAACCCAACGGATGAG agCAGCATTATCCCAGGGCCTCCTTTCCTGTTTGGAGCTTGTTCTGTCTTGCTGTCTCTCCTGGTGGCCTTGTTCATTCCAGAACACAACCTTACTCTGAGATCAGGCAGCCACAAAAAACACAGTAACGGAGCCCAGACCCACACCCACAGCCCACAGGCTGGAGCTTCAGATGGCAAGGAGCCCCTGCTTGAGGACAGCAGTGTATGA